The Lepeophtheirus salmonis unplaced genomic scaffold, UVic_Lsal_1.4 unplaced_contig_650_pilon, whole genome shotgun sequence genome includes a window with the following:
- the LOC121117009 gene encoding uncharacterized protein — translation MFRFVVACTLLASVFGDHSAPHPAPYHPAPAPYHPAPAYKPTPYDESPKPYAFQYGVADDYSGTKFSAEENSDAKTVAGSYQVALPDGRVQTVTYTADDYAGFVADVKYEGVPTYPKYEPKPASYKPAPYKPAPVYHPAPAPYHA, via the coding sequence ATGTTCCGCTTCGTCGTTGCTTGTACCCTCCTCGCCTCCGTTTTTGGAGATCATTCCGCTCCTCATCCAGCTCCCTATCATCCAGCTCCTGCTCCTTACCACCCAGCACCTGCATACAAACCCACTCCTTATGATGAGTCACCCAAGCCCTATGCTTTCCAATACGGTGTTGCTGATGACTACTCCGGAACCAAGTTCTCTGCTGAGGAAAACTCTGATGCCAAGACTGTCGCTGGATCCTACCAAGTTGCTCTTCCCGATGGTCGTGTCCAAACAGTCACCTACACCGCTGATGACTATGCTGGATTCGTCGCTGATGTTAAATATGAAGGTGTCCCAACTTACCCCAAGTATGAACCTAAGCCTGCTTCCTACAAGCCAGCTCCTTACAAGCCTGCTCCCGTTTACCATCCTGCCCCTGCCCCATACCACGCCTAA